aaatctttatCCTTGAGTACAGATTTTCTAGggtcaattatttttcaagtttCTTCTGGAAAAAGGGATTCCCAATTTATCTCTGTGCAGTAAATGCTGCAGTTTCATTAGGTTAAAACCTCATCCCTCCGTTAATTGCCACAATTTGAAGGTTTTGCTTTAATTTCTCTTGCAGTTATTATATCTAATGActtcgctgttgttgcttgctgTATTTTATATGCAAATTAGCATTCAGAGACATCGGCATGAATGCTTAACATCACCATCAGCTCATGTTGATTAGCCTCGTGCCGTTGTGGAGTTTCATCTGGAGTCTTGAGTCTTCTGTCTTCTATCTCAAGTGCCTGTCTTCTCCACTTGCAAGAGTGGAGTGCAGAAAAACGTTGGCATGCTGATGGTTCTGATCAGTGCGAAAGAGAGATCGCGCTATGCAGAAAGATTAGAGATCGTAAACAAATCGAGATTTATCAGACAAACCGTTGATAATCCAAGTTGATGGCAGAATCTTTACAAGCACATTCCACCTAATGGAGCATTATGAAGGGTGCGAAGACCCCCTAATGATCAGCTTCAATTTCGATTTGTTTGTTCTTCACAATAAGTCCGGAAGCCACGGGCATACCTAATACTTATCAGCTGTCGTATTAACCTCATAATTATGACAGATACAGGCCCAGCAACTCATCCTCCCGACGGCAAAAGCCCGCTTCTCTCGCAACCTTTTGAACCCACTTTCTAGGAAAAACTGGAAACATGCTGGGTTGCATTcatggaaaattaataaacaagcTCGATTACAAGACGGGGGAAAACAGTAGAGTATCTAATAGTTATTAATTAGTAGGAGGGAATGAAAAGCGTAGCAAAACGATCAAAAAATACCGGGTCACATGGAGTGAATGGAGGGcagggaaaaataaagaaaaacaaagcaactCAGAGCTCGTGGGCCGACAGATGGATGACGAACGACGCGGATGACGACGTGGATGGGgcacgatgacgatgatgactGCGGCAGAAGTTTAAAGATTGACCCGCATACCAGCGTGTGGGTCCCAGGCCGCTGAGGCATCCACCCAGACGAAGGGGGGCGGAGGGACGGAGGGGGAAGCAATTGCACAATTAGATAAAGCATCTTATGGCTGCACTTTGATGAATGTTAATTGAACTCCGCACTCGGCTTTTCGAGCATTGTTCAGCTGTCGTCGTCTGCCATCGTCTGCCAGTTGAGGAAATGCTTGAGAGTTCTTCTGCAGATCCTTCACGGATGCACTGGCTGAAACTAGCTCACCTGCCCACTCAACTAAGAGCTGAGAGCGGGGTTAATGGTTTCCAGATGAGGCCAGCACTCGAATTCCGACACCATATTATCGTGCGTTTCGTACTAAAAAAGgtgtttcttttgttttgcagCTAATGAAATTGGACACCTCCAGAAACCGCGCCCGATGCGCGTGGGTGGTGGCGCATCACCTTTGAATCGAACTCGGAGACATGTTGAGCCGCTGACCAGAGGCCAAGAAACCCGCGTAGGTGTCCGCTGCCATGTGAGCAGAGCTCAGTCGGCACACACAACACTCAACGGAAAGCCAAACTACAGAGAAGCGAAGCGCAGACGACAGTTACTCGCAGACAGGTTGCAGTAACACTAAGCTCCAAATGGAGGCCACCGATCAGGATGTCATGCTGGAGGGCGGCGAAGACCTGATGTCCACCTCGGCCACCTCGTCCACAAATGGCGGCGATAGCAACGGTTGCGGCAAAAAGCTGGTGAGTTTCCCTTGATTTTGGAGCTTAATAGGTGAAATATATTATCTAGGAAAATAGGTTCACAACGGAGTACAGTTTAAATGTATTACTTTCTTCAAAGCATTTCAACCGAACCGAAGAAAGTTTCTTTTAGTGTTTTGAGCGTTAACCTCTCTCGATAATGAAAGTTCTAAGGGGCTCCCCGAGTTCACTGCATTTGCGTGCCAGATTTGAGTCAAAGCCTACCATATTGACGGAAGTATTTGACGGCAATTGGCGATGAAGGGATGGCCATGCACCGTTTGACTTCTGCCATGCTCGGTGGAGGCCTCATGCTAATACTGCACCACTGCTCTTGAGTGGGTGGGTAAAAGCAATTGAAATACATACTGAGACCACTGCCAGCAGTTAAAGGTAAAAGCACGCTAGAGGAAAGcagaaagtaataaaaaagaacATCAATTATTTAATGGGTCCGTTTGAGCATAATGGAACAAAAAGAATGAACTGAAATAATTCTTCCACAGAATAGTGACTTTTTAAACTTGAACTCTGTTTTTTTAGAGAACCAagtttttacttatttttcataaattgcGTCTCTCTCGTcgtcttaaaatataaatatcccATGCAAATCGCAAAAGTTTTGTAATACCTTATTTACAGcccaaaaaaacatatttactttattgaTTGCATTTATTCCCTTCGTAAATATAAAGCTGACTCAGATCTTGCATAAACTTTCTAAAAGGTGTAAATAAATCACAAAACGCAATCACTTAAGGACTCAAGGTTTTCCTTGGTCTGAAGTATTAGCCAACCAGAATTTCCATATAAGCCGCTGAATACTTTATTCAATTAAAGACCGCTCAAGGCTGCCAGCTTAAtaagcaaaatatttaatgggaTTTAAGAGCAGAAAATACAGGCCAACTGCCCACACGTTTATATGGAAGCAGTATCAATGACTCCACTCCCTGGGCATCTGTCCGCtgacatttgcattttgcatttgacTCTCGCTCTCGAACCCCTGCCCCAATACCCTCCTCCAGCCAACTCCACTCAATTGGAGGCAATTCATGCtaattagaaattttattgcatttgctGCATTTATTGTTAATTGCAGACCGTAACCTCGCCAGATCCCACATCGTACGTGACCAAGCAGCGAGTGACGCGGCCCACGCCTCCTGCTCCTTCGAAAAATCCGATGCAGTTCGTCCAGATCAAGCCCTGCAACCTCTACCAGACGGCGCAGGAGCAGCTGAAGAAGGCCGAGGAGGTCAAGAAGCTGAAGGAGGTGAAGAAGGAAGAGCCGGAGGAGTGGCAGAACGTAAGTCCATATTGATGATATCCGAGGAAAATCTCAACACTAAATTAAAAAGTCGTAACTGCATTTTGGAAGTTCTGGAGAACAAGCATATATTTCTGCATAAACCACCAGGCCAATATAGTATACttggtttttaaatgtttaatgaaATACTTAATAGTCGGAGCCTAGAATTATTTGGACGATAAGGGTATCTACTGATCAGctcttttccatttatttttttatatttgctcaCTGGCCGTTCGTAACTTCTCGCAACGGATAAACTAAAGCGAAACCACTTGggcatggcacatggcacacggcTCGTTATGGCCGCTCCAGTTTCCAATGCACGTCGCCCGTTAGCGGACAAAAAGATATTGCATTGCATAATCACTGTTACTATTACATTTTGTTGATAGTTTTTTCTCCGCCGCCTGCCTTTTTATTCGCTTCTATTTTCTTTGAGCAGCGTTATGTGTTACATGCAAATTTGCTGCTGCCATAACCCCGGCGAGGAGCTGCCTTTGACGTGACTGTACCCGCCTAATTATATCATACTCTGCCATTTCGATGCAGTCGCTGCATTTGAAGTGCCCCTTGGACGGTTGGTCAATGTTCCATGGGCAGCACGTTTATCGAAATTTCATAGGTTCCCAGACATAACTTTTGCGTTACGATTGtgtgccaaaaacaaaaggccaaaaaaatccattaaaatgCGTACAGCGTTTTGGAACTGGGCGACCGACTTCGATGGGAAAGGAAGTCCAAATGCCGCTTTAATGGTCTTTGAGTGTAAAttgctttctttttgttttatcatccAATGCGAACATTTTTATTCCTCGATCTGAATTGCAGATCAATAAAGATCGAAGCCAGCCGGAAGCTTCTTAGCAGTTAGTCAAACGAGGAAACAAAAGAACTCCGATgtgattaataaaataaagtgattATCGACATGAAAGAAATTTTCACGAGATAAACTGAATGAACATATCAGGTTATTCCGCTGTAATCTTAACTCTGGCACATCTCGTTGATTCATACAAAATGggatcagaaattctctataTGTGTTCCGCGGTGACAGCTGAACATGAAACTGAGCGAAGTTCACGCGCTTCGAAAACATTTCACCTTTGTCACGTAGTTCCGCAGCCGCgtcaaaactttttaattgccaTCAAAAGAAACTTTTGCTcgtccacttccacttccacagTGCAAATAATACAATGACAATTTACACTTACACGTCTGCCATTTCATTTTCTATACTAACTTTCGCTACCTTTCTGccccaaaacaaaacacgGCCAACAATGCGATCTGgtgacaaacaacaaacaataaataataaacggcaaacacacaaacagaACCTTGACAATTGGAAATCATCAAGGCGAAAACGTGTCGAACACATCATCGATCGTGCGGTGGAGACGAAGAAACTCGAGCTGGAGGAGCATGATCGCATGCGACGAAAATCGAAAACATTCACCGAAATGATGGAGGAGAGGCAAGTACAAGTCCCAGTTTCGATCGAGTGTCAAAAGTGTTCAAGTGTCCAAAAGGAATTTGTATCCTATCAAACGAAAAATAGCGCCAATCGTATTCCAATCACATGTTTCAAAAGTACTctcaaattgaattaaagtCTCCAGTGTAATGTCAATGTAGCATGCATTTGTTTAAAGATACAGGAGTGCAGCAGAAACAGCTTACCGCTGAATTCGTGCTGAATTCAtacgtttttcatatgaaaaatAGCGCCAATCGAATTCCAATCACATGTTTACAAAGTTTtcctaaatttaattaaactggagactttaattttaattttaatgtcaataatgtaaataatgtaaaagTTACAGGACTGCCACAGAAACTTCTAAGCGCTGAATTCGTGCTGAATTCATacgttttatgtttttcttcatATGAATTCAGCCCGAATTTAGCGGAGAGCAGTTTCTGTGGCACCCCTAATGAATTGTTTCTttgtaaagttttaaattatttattcttctttaactgaatatcaatttaaaatttatattatcaacatttcataatattttaatcaatatttgtttctgaaaatattattgttgGTATTATTGTTAACGTAGGTTAACAAGTTGGGTTAAGCCCCCTTTAAGTGAACCCTTtcgagtatatatatttaaaaaataaaatatccttACAGGGCTGAACGGGGTGGACCTCGGGGGCGTGCCAAGCTGGCTTCTCTGGCCGTTTACAACGAGGACGAGACGAACGATCTGAGTGATCTGGGAATCGGAACCAGCAGCGCCAGCGGAAAGAGCAGTCTGTCCGAGGACTATGACAATAATAGTGTTATGGTGCGTACAAAATAGGGGTCAATGTAAAAAATCACAACAGTGGCAATGACATAATTAGCTCCTTTTCTAGTACCAGtccattttatttagtttctctgtcttaatatttttttgccattattAAGAGTCACTTATGGTGTGTGCTTGTCACGGCGTTTATAAACAATTACaacaaattaacaattaaatcTAATTTATAAGCATTTCGCCGCTAAGCTAAGGCTAAAGCATTAAATCGGCCAATGAAGCCTCATTGGAAAGTGTTGCCAGCAAAGCGATGCGACACGGGCTAATAAACACAAATAGTTTATTAATCAAATGCGCGCACAAGCACCACCACTATAAAATCATAATCATAAATAGTACACAATGAACCACAAACAATCGACGATGCACAGACAAATAAAACGGAGATTCCTTTCAAGATTGAAATTGAGCGAGAGATCGAGCTGCGGATTGGGCAATTAGACGCGCCTGTCGACGGGCCATAAAATGTTGAGCTGCAAACTGTGGAAAATATATGACATCTGGGACCTTAGGGAATTGGGTGGAAAAGATtggaaaaattcaagaaaatgcctttgtatatatataattcaAATGTAAGCGTAATATCTGCAAATATCATATTACTATAAATGagcaattttctttaaatattcagATTCGTTTGCGCAATACAGAATATAACTTAAACTTTTCGAATATttgcaagaattttaatttaaattctcatATTTGACTTTAAATTGTTTCTTGAAGCCACATATCTAAAATAGGAGATAATTTTTCTAGCTACATGAAATATTTTGAGGTGTAATAGAGCTATGTTCTTTGTCGCATAATATTCTaccatatctttttaatattaattcacCCATTTTTAAACGAATTTCATCTGCCTTCCCTAGAGCGACCATGCCGCCGAGCTGGACAAGGCGATTGGAGCAGCTGGCTCTGGAGCTGCCGGGGCAACCTCCCGAAACGTGGACGAGCAGCAGAATCACATCAACCGCAACGGCAGCAATGGGAACCACGGTAACGGAGTGGCCGTTGGCCAGGCGGTCATCGCCAATCCCACCAGGGCTGCAGGCAGGGAGTACATTTCCTCGCCAGGATACGACACGTCGTCCAGTACGGCGCCAGCTAGTTCGCCGGATCCATGTGAATACACCTACGAGGGAGCCATCCAGGACTACAAGCAGCGGGTCCAGAGGGCCAGCAGCAACGGCAACGGAAATGCCAATGGCAAGGTGATCGGAGAACCCATTGCGTATCCCACAAGGCGTGGATCCAAGATCGAGGATCGCCTGAGCGGCTTCGAGGTGACTTCGCCCAGCGACACGCAGGAGGGCGTGGAGAAGCCAAAGGTGGACGTGCCCAAGGTGGACATCTCCAAGCGGAAGGAGATCTTCGAGCAGGCCAAGGCAGAAGTGTCCAATGGAGCGGCCTCCGCTGCCCCCAAAGTGGTCCTTCGGGATCGCCTAACCAACGGCAATGCCACTCCCACAGCCCCCAAATCGGATGTGAGGCGTCTTTCCGGCGACATATCCAGCATTCGGGACCGCATGCAGAGTTTGGAGCAGCAGCGGAAGGCCTTCAATTCCAGCAAGAGTGTCGACGTGCCGGTGCCGCCGCTCAAGCAGCGTCTGAACAGCCTGCAGCAGTCCGTTACCAAAGAGGAGCAGAAGAAGCCACCGCTGGTGGCCCTCATCGATGCCAGGCAACTGGAGATCATGAGGGGCGAGGAGGAGCGAAtgcgccagcagcaacagcagcagaaactGCAAACCACTGTGCTCGCTCCTCCGCCAGCACCGCCGGCCTTGGTTATAGAGGAACCACCGGTGGCAGCCACCAACGACGACAGCGGCATTCAGGAGGACAACGCggaggagc
This portion of the Drosophila takahashii strain IR98-3 E-12201 chromosome 3R, DtakHiC1v2, whole genome shotgun sequence genome encodes:
- the smash gene encoding uncharacterized protein CG43427 isoform X5, with product MEATDQDVMLEGGEDLMSTSATSSTNGGDSNGCGKKLTVTSPDPTSYVTKQRVTRPTPPAPSKNPMQFVQIKPCNLYQTAQEQLKKAEEVKKLKEVKKEEPEEWQNNLDNWKSSRRKRVEHIIDRAVETKKLELEEHDRMRRKSKTFTEMMEERAERGGPRGRAKLASLAVYNEDETNDLSDLGIGTSSASGKSSLSEDYDNNSVMSDHAAELDKAIGAAGSGAAGATSRNVDEQQNHINRNGSNGNHGNGVAVGQAVIANPTRAAGREYISSPGYDTSSSTAPASSPDPCEYTYEGAIQDYKQRVQRASSNGNGNANGKVIGEPIAYPTRRGSKIEDRLSGFEVTSPSDTQEGVEKPKVDVPKVDISKRKEIFEQAKAEVSNGAASAAPKVVLRDRLTNGNATPTAPKSDVRRLSGDISSIRDRMQSLEQQRKAFNSSKSVDVPVPPLKQRLNSLQQSVTKEEQKKPPLVALIDARQLEIMRGEEERMRQQQQQQKLQTTVLAPPPAPPALVIEEPPVAATNDDSGIQEDNAEELQQQQLNAAIAALALEERQLEEAANAVNQIEAEFDELTDLNPSPLPPSPAHPAVQANVQAAPASSQAANQAAAPPLRDMEFSLHSLHAYCQQKLLQVYNFRDQRSS